In a single window of the Leptospira sanjuanensis genome:
- a CDS encoding lytic transglycosylase domain-containing protein, with protein MNFRKMTRFRFRYLLWLLLPLSFQLLLAPLAGALHQKKIVVDEESIELEAIQAYIAEVRPSLSAESLQKLSQVILQESRRLDLESCTFRCSDTDKVSLLIGLIHLESEFKATARSPKDARGFMQIMPATASWLSRKEGWRIDLNDLHKPEVNIHLGVSYLNYLLELRKGDTPKALLSYNAGPGAVDRWGGVPKYNEIILSNQTRYLELREQISNSAP; from the coding sequence GTGAATTTTCGCAAGATGACCCGATTTCGTTTCCGGTATTTACTTTGGTTGCTTTTACCTTTGAGCTTCCAACTGCTTCTCGCACCTCTTGCAGGTGCTCTCCATCAGAAAAAGATCGTCGTGGACGAAGAATCCATAGAATTAGAGGCCATTCAGGCTTATATTGCGGAGGTCCGACCTTCTCTCTCCGCTGAATCGCTCCAAAAACTCTCCCAAGTCATTCTTCAGGAATCCAGAAGGTTGGATTTAGAGTCCTGCACTTTTCGTTGTTCCGACACGGACAAGGTCAGCCTGCTCATCGGGTTGATCCACCTGGAATCCGAATTCAAGGCTACGGCCCGTTCTCCGAAAGACGCACGCGGCTTCATGCAGATCATGCCCGCGACTGCGAGCTGGCTTTCCAGAAAAGAAGGCTGGCGAATCGACCTAAACGATCTCCACAAACCCGAAGTCAACATTCATCTCGGAGTTTCCTATCTGAACTACCTTTTGGAATTGAGAAAAGGTGACACACCGAAAGCGCTTCTTTCTTATAACGCAGGCCCAGGCGCCGTGGATCGTTGGGGAGGAGTTCCCAAATACAACGAGATCATTCTTTCTAACCAGACGCGTTATCTCGAATTGAGAGAACAAATCTCGAACTCAGCTCCCTAA
- a CDS encoding metal-dependent hydrolase translates to MTLEIKTKTRNLKPIDANQPTVRKMDFEGMDDLPNHYFAGNSFITHIINSYHILFPEGERFFIKSVKAYADQVTDPKLQTAIKAFIGQEVQHGKEHEKVLEVLAKQGKPVSRFVKFFEWSAFQVMLPFFEFFFGKKLKLSVTAGMEHYTATMGEITLRHGFHDKAYGEMRELLLWHACEEIEHKSVAYDVLQTVSNSYLLRIFGFFLASWIFWGYVAFFQHWFILTDSEVGFKKYFQDLKASRPFGKILFLETAHAFFLYLKPNFHPRQTGGYDLANAALATI, encoded by the coding sequence ATGACCCTTGAAATCAAAACGAAAACGAGAAACTTAAAACCCATCGACGCAAATCAACCGACCGTCCGAAAGATGGATTTTGAAGGAATGGACGATCTTCCCAATCACTATTTTGCGGGGAATTCTTTCATCACGCATATCATCAATTCGTATCATATACTTTTTCCGGAAGGAGAACGATTCTTTATCAAAAGCGTGAAGGCTTATGCGGATCAAGTTACCGACCCGAAATTACAAACGGCGATCAAGGCGTTTATCGGACAAGAAGTGCAGCACGGAAAGGAACACGAAAAGGTCTTGGAAGTGCTTGCAAAACAAGGGAAGCCAGTCAGTCGTTTCGTGAAATTTTTCGAATGGAGCGCGTTCCAAGTGATGCTTCCGTTTTTCGAATTCTTTTTCGGAAAGAAATTGAAACTTTCCGTGACCGCGGGAATGGAACACTACACCGCGACGATGGGCGAGATCACGCTCAGACACGGATTTCACGATAAGGCTTACGGAGAAATGCGCGAACTTCTTCTATGGCACGCTTGCGAAGAGATCGAGCATAAGTCGGTGGCGTATGACGTGCTTCAAACCGTATCGAACAGCTACCTGCTTCGCATCTTCGGATTCTTTTTAGCGTCCTGGATTTTTTGGGGTTACGTCGCGTTTTTTCAGCACTGGTTTATTCTGACCGATTCCGAAGTGGGATTCAAAAAGTATTTTCAAGATCTAAAAGCGTCTCGTCCTTTCGGGAAAATTCTCTTTTTAGAAACGGCCCACGCGTTCTTTCTTTATCTGAAACCGAACTTTCATCCGAGGCAAACCGGAGGTTACGATCTCGCAAATGCGGCGTTGGCAACAATCTAA
- a CDS encoding leucyl aminopeptidase family protein yields the protein MKLDKNKIQSSIGKNPSKAFYKLQILLKDHFPANLKTKFSLQTSSGIFTGDNGQVFTDESEKIIYLGLGDSSKVKVRGVAQNFFQFGEKLKKWDGVGLEIHLPKVLTTALPAELLVYQIINSLEQGAYAINVLAKEYKENSKKIGNVSFVLQDAAKIKEAEKGLKRGKVVSRYVNGARYIAHLPANHFTPEEFVSRSKEIAKDNGLKITVFDEPQLKKEKMGGILSVCEGSDKKAKMILLEYTPAKPSTKKKLAIIGKGLTFDSGGISIKPAQDMHEMKYDMCGAAAVIHAVGAIAELGLGVPVVAAIGVAENMPDAAAIKPGDVYTAHNGITVEVQNTDAEGRLVLGDVLSYVGKKFKPDYMLDLATLTGAIIISLGHEAAGVMSNSETLTNLLKEASASSDERIWEMPLWDEYSEDLKSDIADIRNVAGRAGGSLSAAKFLERFVDPGIAWAHIDIAGAAWRKKGSGTQIGNGPTGYGVRLLVDLAEKIGKKK from the coding sequence ATGAAACTGGATAAGAACAAAATCCAAAGCTCGATCGGAAAAAATCCTTCGAAAGCGTTTTATAAACTTCAGATTCTTTTAAAGGATCATTTTCCCGCGAATCTCAAAACGAAATTTTCTTTGCAAACCTCGTCCGGAATTTTCACCGGAGACAACGGACAAGTCTTCACGGACGAATCCGAAAAGATCATTTATCTAGGATTAGGCGATTCTTCCAAAGTAAAAGTGAGAGGAGTCGCCCAGAACTTTTTTCAATTCGGAGAAAAGCTGAAAAAATGGGACGGGGTCGGACTGGAAATTCATCTTCCGAAAGTTCTAACGACCGCGCTCCCCGCGGAACTGCTCGTATATCAGATCATCAATTCCTTGGAACAAGGTGCGTATGCGATCAACGTTCTCGCAAAAGAATATAAGGAGAATTCCAAGAAGATCGGAAACGTTTCCTTTGTCCTTCAGGACGCCGCAAAAATCAAAGAAGCCGAAAAAGGATTAAAACGCGGCAAAGTCGTCAGCCGTTACGTCAACGGAGCTCGGTACATCGCCCATCTTCCGGCCAATCACTTTACACCGGAAGAATTCGTTTCCCGTTCAAAAGAGATCGCAAAGGACAACGGACTCAAAATCACCGTATTCGACGAACCGCAGTTGAAAAAGGAAAAGATGGGAGGAATTCTTTCCGTCTGCGAAGGCTCGGACAAAAAAGCGAAAATGATTCTTTTGGAATATACTCCCGCAAAACCGAGCACGAAGAAAAAACTCGCGATCATCGGAAAAGGCCTCACCTTCGATTCCGGCGGGATCAGCATCAAACCCGCTCAGGATATGCACGAAATGAAATACGATATGTGCGGGGCGGCCGCGGTAATTCACGCCGTCGGAGCGATCGCCGAACTCGGATTAGGCGTTCCCGTCGTAGCGGCCATCGGAGTCGCGGAGAATATGCCGGACGCGGCGGCGATCAAGCCGGGAGACGTTTATACGGCTCACAACGGAATCACCGTGGAAGTGCAGAATACGGACGCGGAAGGGCGTTTGGTTTTAGGCGACGTTCTTTCCTATGTGGGAAAAAAATTCAAACCGGATTATATGCTGGATTTGGCGACCCTGACCGGAGCGATCATCATTTCCCTCGGACACGAGGCGGCAGGAGTCATGAGCAATTCCGAAACGCTGACGAACTTGCTTAAAGAAGCATCCGCTTCTTCGGATGAAAGAATCTGGGAAATGCCTCTTTGGGACGAATATTCCGAAGATCTTAAAAGCGACATCGCCGACATCCGAAACGTCGCCGGAAGAGCGGGCGGTTCTTTATCCGCGGCGAAATTCCTGGAACGATTCGTCGATCCCGGAATCGCTTGGGCTCACATCGACATCGCGGGCGCAGCTTGGAGAAAGAAGGGTTCGGGAACCCAGATCGGAAACGGCCCGACCGGTTACGGAGTTCGTCTGCTCGTAGATCTCGCGGAAAAAATCGGAAAGAAGAAATAA
- a CDS encoding TetR/AcrR family transcriptional regulator: MENGTGFSGKVDCVCKRNSDCWKRGESITNSSLKQKPDPMKSRAVKDDDKKVKKDLLVKAAISLFNKSSFEKISMDQIAKKAGVAKGTLYLYFKTKEELFLEIHRMDYEAWFAAFQAFLRSKNPGLSASELAQWITNSLKENQRTVRLMAIASALLEKNIVYESAFRLKDSVRKSVLESAPELCRVLKFKKNEDAILFLTYLHALITGLWHHAEPAPIVTKVLNSSPDFTVFRIDFFHTLEVGIVSMLAGLQKNLS; encoded by the coding sequence ATGGAAAACGGAACGGGATTTTCGGGAAAAGTGGATTGTGTTTGTAAACGGAACTCCGATTGTTGGAAAAGAGGGGAATCGATCACGAATTCTTCCTTGAAACAAAAACCCGATCCGATGAAAAGCCGCGCAGTAAAAGACGACGATAAGAAGGTCAAAAAGGATCTTTTGGTCAAGGCCGCGATTTCCTTGTTTAACAAATCTTCCTTCGAAAAGATTTCCATGGATCAAATCGCGAAGAAGGCCGGCGTGGCCAAGGGCACGTTGTATCTTTATTTCAAAACCAAGGAAGAACTTTTTCTCGAAATTCATCGGATGGATTACGAGGCTTGGTTCGCGGCATTTCAGGCGTTTCTTCGTTCTAAAAATCCGGGTCTTTCCGCGTCGGAATTGGCGCAATGGATCACCAACTCGTTAAAAGAAAATCAGAGAACCGTTCGATTGATGGCGATCGCGTCGGCGCTTTTGGAAAAGAATATCGTGTATGAAAGCGCCTTTCGTCTAAAAGATTCCGTTCGCAAAAGTGTTCTCGAATCGGCCCCGGAACTTTGTCGGGTTCTAAAATTCAAAAAGAACGAGGACGCGATTTTATTTCTGACCTACCTACACGCGCTGATCACCGGTCTTTGGCACCACGCGGAACCGGCTCCGATCGTTACGAAAGTTTTGAATTCTTCTCCCGATTTTACCGTTTTTCGAATCGATTTTTTTCACACTTTGGAAGTCGGAATCGTTTCCATGCTGGCGGGATTACAGAAGAATTTGTCGTAA
- a CDS encoding cysteine hydrolase family protein codes for MDFIKKAGMIPILFFWIFSCASIAGKEKSDSSETNRDRTALLILDVQNDFFPGGKFELSGAKAAALQGRIVLDFFRKKNWPVFHVQHVSTRKGATFFFPGTDGVNFEESNAPVDGEVTLVKHTVNAFLNTNLEKELKSRKIERLVIYGMMTHMVVDSTVRAAFDLGFREIVVIGDACATRELSFEKRKIPAADVHASFLSALGYIFAKVKTASEWVQEENEIR; via the coding sequence ATGGATTTCATCAAAAAAGCGGGAATGATTCCGATTCTTTTTTTCTGGATCTTTTCCTGTGCGAGCATCGCAGGAAAAGAAAAATCGGATTCTTCCGAAACGAATCGGGATCGTACGGCCCTTTTGATCTTGGATGTACAAAACGATTTTTTTCCCGGAGGAAAATTCGAGCTGTCGGGAGCGAAGGCGGCGGCTTTGCAAGGGAGAATCGTTTTGGATTTTTTTCGGAAAAAGAATTGGCCCGTTTTTCACGTGCAGCATGTATCGACTCGGAAGGGTGCGACGTTTTTCTTTCCGGGAACGGACGGCGTGAACTTCGAGGAATCGAACGCGCCCGTCGACGGAGAAGTTACGCTCGTAAAACATACGGTGAACGCGTTTTTGAATACGAATTTAGAGAAAGAATTAAAATCGAGAAAAATCGAACGTCTTGTGATCTACGGAATGATGACCCACATGGTTGTCGATTCCACGGTGCGCGCGGCTTTCGATCTTGGATTTAGGGAGATTGTCGTGATCGGAGACGCTTGTGCAACCCGCGAACTCTCTTTTGAAAAAAGGAAAATTCCCGCCGCGGATGTACACGCTTCTTTTTTATCCGCGCTCGGTTACATTTTTGCAAAGGTCAAAACCGCATCCGAATGGGTTCAAGAGGAAAACGAAATTCGCTGA
- a CDS encoding response regulator — MGNDTLLLPKIMIVEDDHLLRANLGHLFQHIGLEYCGVQNGVQALEKKEEFKPDAYFVDLEMPVMDGKKFMETVKREQPDSIFVVMTSHDEPHTIIDTMNLGVFHYIIKPVDITSYRAVVNEIAQELHNRRLERLFDQESDIRLREQLDWASYKRSKLTELDSLLELSKTTLNNIKYALFSGGGIGALITLVKMIRSSAEKKDSKYAISEELMTMLSENAQYIEKNANRLEETLTLLNRDIEVKSEPILVPELIEKLSECFYNFERDESEYIAERKLTFKIGNGKLLPRNLSVKVDLDSFIVVFHELLVNALKYSETGSKINVYFSAKAGLFNLYVKNKFDETYMDGISQEQEDLVKQPFYRLAKFIDEKVKTEKVFSGLGLTLADIVIRKHGGTFGIKNLTDHSMGERPEEVILAALTLSTF, encoded by the coding sequence ATGGGTAACGATACTTTGCTTCTTCCTAAAATCATGATCGTCGAAGATGATCATCTTTTAAGAGCGAATTTGGGACACTTGTTTCAACATATCGGTCTTGAATACTGCGGCGTTCAGAACGGAGTGCAGGCTCTTGAAAAAAAAGAAGAATTTAAACCCGACGCGTACTTCGTCGATTTGGAAATGCCTGTGATGGACGGAAAGAAGTTTATGGAAACGGTAAAACGGGAACAGCCCGATTCCATTTTCGTAGTAATGACGAGTCACGATGAACCGCATACGATTATCGATACGATGAATCTCGGAGTCTTCCATTATATCATTAAACCGGTCGATATTACTTCCTATCGCGCGGTGGTGAACGAGATCGCTCAAGAACTTCATAATCGAAGACTTGAACGCCTCTTCGATCAGGAATCGGACATTCGTCTGCGTGAACAATTGGATTGGGCTTCTTACAAGCGTTCCAAACTGACGGAGTTGGATTCTTTGCTCGAACTTTCAAAGACTACACTCAACAATATTAAATACGCTTTATTCAGCGGCGGGGGAATCGGCGCTTTGATCACATTGGTCAAAATGATCCGCAGTTCCGCCGAAAAGAAGGATTCCAAATACGCTATTTCGGAAGAATTGATGACCATGCTTTCGGAGAACGCGCAATACATCGAAAAAAACGCGAATCGTCTCGAAGAGACTTTGACGTTATTGAATCGGGACATCGAAGTTAAGTCGGAACCGATTTTGGTCCCGGAATTGATCGAAAAATTATCCGAATGTTTTTATAATTTCGAACGGGACGAATCCGAGTATATCGCGGAAAGAAAGCTTACCTTTAAAATCGGAAACGGAAAACTGCTTCCCCGCAATTTGTCCGTGAAAGTCGATTTAGATTCGTTTATCGTCGTTTTTCACGAACTTCTGGTGAACGCTCTGAAATATTCGGAAACCGGGAGCAAGATCAACGTTTATTTCTCCGCAAAGGCCGGACTTTTCAATCTTTACGTTAAGAATAAGTTTGATGAAACGTACATGGACGGAATTTCGCAGGAACAAGAGGATCTCGTAAAACAGCCATTTTATCGTCTTGCAAAGTTCATTGATGAAAAAGTCAAAACGGAAAAGGTCTTTTCCGGTTTGGGTTTAACGTTAGCCGATATCGTTATTAGAAAACACGGAGGAACGTTCGGAATCAAAAATCTTACCGATCATTCGATGGGGGAACGTCCCGAAGAAGTCATTCTGGCCGCTTTGACCTTGTCGACTTTTTGA
- the bcp gene encoding thioredoxin-dependent thiol peroxidase produces the protein MSELKAGSKAPAFTALNEKGEKVKLSELAGSKGTVLYFYPKDQTPGCTTEACDFRDNFSRIKKTGFNVVGVSKDSVKSHQKFIEKQELNFTLISDEDGKICEDYGVWQLKKFMGREFMGIVRTTFLIGADGKILKIYPKVSVKGHVDEILSDIKTLEKK, from the coding sequence ATGAGCGAACTCAAGGCCGGGTCCAAAGCCCCCGCTTTTACCGCACTCAATGAAAAAGGAGAAAAGGTAAAACTCTCCGAATTAGCCGGTTCGAAAGGAACCGTATTGTATTTTTATCCCAAGGACCAAACCCCGGGATGCACAACCGAAGCCTGCGATTTTAGAGACAATTTTTCCCGAATCAAAAAAACGGGGTTTAACGTCGTCGGCGTTTCGAAGGACAGCGTGAAATCGCATCAGAAATTCATTGAAAAGCAGGAACTAAACTTCACCCTCATCTCCGACGAGGACGGAAAGATTTGCGAGGACTACGGGGTCTGGCAATTGAAGAAGTTCATGGGAAGAGAATTTATGGGAATCGTGCGTACTACGTTCCTCATCGGAGCGGACGGAAAAATTCTCAAAATCTATCCTAAAGTCAGCGTCAAAGGCCACGTCGACGAAATCCTTTCCGACATCAAAACACTGGAGAAAAAATGA
- a CDS encoding SDR family oxidoreductase: MKRKTVLITGTSSGIGKAAAKHFQAKGWNVIATMRNPEKETELRNLPNLLCTKLDVTDGQSIDKAIAEGIKAFGEIDVLVNAGYGLVGPFEGASKEQIQRQFDTNVFGAMDVIRKILPHFRKKRKGLIINVASMGGRITFPLYSLYHSTKWALEGFTESLQYELHPFGIRVKLIEPGAIATDFIGRSSDSTSEQAPGEYKRFSEAVFKNMEDAMMTSRSEAVAKTIFKAAKSSSKRLRYVVGMDAKTLLGLRKFLSDRVLFGMMKFALLRSAKVAA; the protein is encoded by the coding sequence ATGAAACGCAAAACTGTTTTAATCACGGGAACTTCTTCCGGAATCGGAAAAGCGGCGGCAAAACATTTCCAAGCAAAAGGTTGGAACGTGATCGCGACGATGAGAAATCCGGAAAAAGAAACGGAACTGAGAAATCTTCCCAATCTTCTTTGCACAAAACTCGACGTCACCGACGGACAGAGCATCGACAAAGCGATCGCGGAAGGCATCAAAGCGTTCGGAGAAATCGACGTTCTAGTCAACGCGGGTTACGGGCTCGTCGGTCCGTTCGAAGGCGCAAGCAAAGAGCAGATCCAAAGACAATTCGATACGAACGTGTTCGGCGCGATGGATGTGATTCGGAAAATTCTTCCCCACTTCCGCAAAAAAAGAAAAGGACTCATCATCAACGTCGCGTCGATGGGCGGAAGAATCACCTTCCCTCTTTATAGCCTTTATCATTCCACGAAATGGGCGCTCGAAGGTTTTACGGAATCACTTCAATACGAACTTCATCCGTTCGGAATCCGAGTTAAACTCATCGAACCGGGCGCGATCGCGACCGACTTTATCGGACGTTCCTCCGATTCCACTTCCGAACAAGCCCCGGGAGAATATAAACGATTCTCCGAAGCGGTTTTCAAGAATATGGAAGACGCGATGATGACAAGCCGAAGCGAAGCGGTCGCAAAAACGATCTTTAAAGCCGCAAAAAGCTCTTCCAAACGTCTGCGTTACGTGGTCGGAATGGACGCGAAAACTCTTTTGGGATTGCGTAAATTTCTTTCCGACCGAGTCTTATTCGGGATGATGAAGTTCGCTTTACTTAGATCCGCAAAAGTCGCGGCTTAA
- a CDS encoding response regulator transcription factor — MRALIFSKSLEYEHRKNLFTKFRVVLTCGRMVRAQKKSIFLVDDHPVVRSGLQAEIQTDTEFDFVGSASSLKEALRRMSFLKVDLLISDISLQEENGIQELETIKNKFPDLKILFLTMHRDWSYLQKAFALGADGYILKNESMTAVLSAMKTILNGGKVFPEEVKNFRPETEITQEIGNLINRLTKREKEILNLLADGKMNREIAEELNLSVRTVETHRASIFKKLETENLIELGRVLVQLKASGLF; from the coding sequence GTGAGAGCCTTGATTTTTTCGAAGTCGCTTGAATACGAACATCGAAAGAATCTATTTACAAAGTTTCGAGTCGTATTAACCTGCGGCAGAATGGTTCGTGCGCAAAAAAAATCCATCTTTCTTGTGGACGATCACCCCGTCGTACGGTCCGGGCTGCAAGCGGAGATTCAAACCGATACGGAGTTCGACTTTGTCGGCTCCGCGTCCTCTTTGAAGGAAGCTTTGCGACGGATGAGTTTTTTAAAGGTCGATCTTCTGATCAGCGATATCTCTTTGCAGGAGGAGAATGGAATTCAGGAACTGGAAACGATCAAAAATAAATTTCCCGATTTGAAGATATTGTTCCTAACGATGCACAGAGACTGGTCTTATCTTCAAAAAGCCTTCGCACTCGGGGCGGACGGATATATTCTAAAAAATGAATCCATGACCGCGGTCCTCTCCGCGATGAAAACGATCCTAAACGGCGGAAAAGTATTTCCGGAAGAAGTAAAAAATTTCAGACCTGAAACGGAAATCACACAAGAAATCGGAAATCTGATCAATCGTTTGACTAAACGCGAAAAAGAAATTCTGAACCTGCTCGCAGACGGAAAGATGAACCGCGAGATCGCGGAAGAACTGAACCTAAGCGTTCGAACCGTCGAAACACATAGAGCCTCCATCTTTAAAAAATTGGAAACGGAAAATCTCATCGAGCTCGGCAGAGTTCTGGTTCAGCTCAAAGCCTCCGGTCTTTTCTAA
- a CDS encoding LysR family transcriptional regulator, translating into MRIFQEIVRQGSFTRAAEKLHCVQSNVTMRIQILERELGDKLFQRTKTGVTLTPKGKILSEYAEKIIFLSDEAQKALSGSGVPEGMLRIGSGETTSSVRLPSYITKFHAKFPKVQLSIVPGNTGDLLQSILRRELDGAFLYDDFSHPETAAYPVFTETLKVVAPKGFKMKKPFDSFPENRSILVFKPGCIFRNRLERWLFAQKAGPVQAVELNSMDAILSCVMAGMGISLLPESILKSRKSERFVQSVSIPKEFSQVKTYFVLRKDVTPTNALKEFRDGLLSSTA; encoded by the coding sequence TTGAGAATCTTTCAGGAAATCGTTCGGCAGGGAAGCTTTACCCGAGCCGCCGAAAAACTTCACTGCGTTCAGTCGAACGTGACGATGCGGATTCAGATTTTGGAACGGGAACTCGGAGACAAACTTTTTCAGAGAACCAAAACGGGCGTCACGCTTACTCCTAAGGGAAAGATACTTTCTGAATATGCAGAAAAAATAATATTTCTTTCCGACGAGGCACAAAAGGCGCTCTCCGGTTCCGGAGTACCCGAGGGTATGCTTCGGATCGGTTCCGGAGAAACCACCTCGTCCGTGCGTCTTCCTTCTTACATTACGAAATTTCATGCGAAATTTCCCAAGGTTCAACTTTCGATCGTTCCGGGGAATACGGGAGATCTGCTTCAAAGTATTCTCCGCAGAGAATTGGACGGTGCGTTTTTGTATGACGACTTTTCCCATCCCGAAACCGCCGCGTATCCAGTCTTTACGGAAACCCTCAAGGTCGTAGCTCCTAAAGGATTCAAAATGAAAAAGCCATTCGACTCGTTTCCGGAAAATCGATCGATCCTCGTTTTTAAACCGGGCTGCATTTTTCGAAATCGTCTGGAACGATGGCTCTTTGCCCAAAAGGCCGGACCGGTTCAGGCGGTGGAATTGAATTCCATGGATGCAATTCTGTCCTGTGTCATGGCGGGAATGGGAATTTCCCTTTTGCCGGAATCGATCTTAAAATCGAGGAAATCGGAACGTTTCGTTCAGAGCGTCTCGATCCCGAAGGAATTCTCGCAAGTGAAAACCTACTTTGTGCTCCGTAAGGACGTTACACCGACCAACGCTCTGAAAGAATTTCGGGATGGGCTGCTTTCTTCGACGGCCTGA
- a CDS encoding MBL fold metallo-hydrolase → MYGNRIQKVSFLSLIFLIAIVVSVLMQTACLSSFGGTPEGKRLERMKTSKMYRDGLFENDPYVPMLVAGSYTEMLWRQLFGSEQRIPPAPIPVVYPDPKQFPENASPGLRAIWLGHASVLVEIDGVRILTDPVFADKVSPFTSFGPERFFPPPIALENLPKIDAVVISHDHYDHLDMNTAKRLTSKGTKYFIPLGVGAHLERWGIPESQIVELDWWEKGNVGKVEIVCTPAVHYSGRGLFNRKSTLWSSWSVIGPENKFFHSGDTGYSPHFAEIGKRLGPFDLTSIKVGAYDYTWEGIHMNPEKAVQAHLDLKSKRMLPVHWGTFNLAIHSWEEPIRRTVDAAKPHSVDLVTPKPGETVDGRTAFSSETWWDKVR, encoded by the coding sequence ATGTACGGAAATCGGATTCAAAAAGTTTCATTCTTATCTTTGATCTTTCTGATCGCGATCGTCGTTTCGGTTCTTATGCAGACGGCTTGTCTGAGTTCCTTCGGCGGAACTCCCGAAGGCAAACGTCTGGAAAGAATGAAAACGTCGAAGATGTATCGGGACGGATTATTCGAAAACGATCCGTATGTGCCAATGCTCGTCGCCGGTTCTTACACCGAAATGCTCTGGAGACAATTGTTCGGAAGCGAACAAAGAATTCCTCCTGCGCCGATTCCCGTCGTTTATCCCGATCCGAAACAGTTTCCGGAGAATGCTTCGCCCGGTTTGAGAGCCATTTGGCTCGGACATGCGTCCGTTTTGGTTGAAATCGACGGAGTGAGAATTCTCACCGATCCCGTGTTTGCGGATAAGGTTTCCCCGTTCACAAGCTTCGGTCCGGAACGATTTTTTCCACCTCCGATCGCACTGGAGAATTTACCGAAGATCGACGCGGTCGTGATTTCCCACGATCACTACGATCATCTCGATATGAACACCGCCAAACGCCTAACGTCGAAAGGAACGAAGTATTTTATTCCGCTCGGAGTCGGCGCGCATCTCGAGCGCTGGGGAATTCCGGAAAGTCAAATCGTAGAACTGGATTGGTGGGAAAAAGGCAATGTCGGAAAAGTAGAGATCGTCTGTACGCCTGCGGTTCATTATTCGGGCAGAGGACTTTTCAACCGTAAGTCTACTCTTTGGTCTTCTTGGAGCGTGATCGGTCCCGAAAATAAATTCTTTCATAGCGGAGACACGGGTTATTCTCCTCATTTTGCGGAAATCGGAAAACGTCTCGGGCCGTTCGATCTGACTTCGATCAAGGTCGGAGCCTACGATTACACTTGGGAAGGAATTCACATGAATCCGGAAAAAGCCGTCCAAGCGCATCTGGATCTTAAATCGAAACGAATGCTTCCGGTTCATTGGGGAACGTTCAATCTTGCGATTCATTCCTGGGAAGAACCGATCCGCAGAACCGTCGACGCGGCAAAACCGCATTCCGTCGATCTGGTCACACCGAAACCCGGGGAAACCGTGGACGGAAGAACGGCCTTTTCTTCCGAAACCTGGTGGGATAAGGTTCGTTAA